A region of the bacterium genome:
AGCGCCACGTGCGTTTCAGTCGCATCAACTTGATGGCGCGCGATGGTTTCCAATGCCAGTACTGCTCGCGGAAGCCAAGCCGCGCCGAGCTGAATCTCGACCACGTCGTGCCCCGCGCTCTCGGCGGTCGCAGTACCTGGCTGAACGTCGTCACCAGCTGTGTCGACTGCAATCGCAAGAAGGGGGGGCGAACCCCCCGGCAGGCCGGCATGAAGTTGCTCAGCCAGCCCAAGCGACCGCGCTGGACGCCGCTCATGAACCTGATGTTGTCGAGCGTGCGCTATGAAGAGTGGAAGCCCTTCCTGAGTGTGGTCGACGCTTCCTACTGGAACGTCGAGCTGGCAGAGTAGGGGCGTACACCGCCTGGAAATTCGTGACCGCAAGCACGCCGCACGCCGGCCGGAGTCCCGTGACCGCAAGCACGCCCCCTCATCTTCCTAGAGCCCGACTCGTCGCCGTAGGTGGTGGCAAAGGTGGCGTGGGGAAGACCTTTCTCTCCGCCAATCTCGCCCACACCCTGGCACGTGCCGGCTACAAAGTGGTGGCTGTCGATACGGATATCGAAGGCCCCAACCTGCACACCTGGCTAGGCGTGAAGACACCGCGGGCCAGCCTTGCGGATTTCGTCTCGGGCCGGGAGAGCCGGGTCGAGAACCTGCTGCAGGAGACGCCCCATCATGGTCTGGGTCTGCTCGCTGCGACCCATGGCAACCTGGCGGCGGCGCAACCCAGCGCAGCACGGCGAGCAGAGCTGCTCGGCGCCCTGCGCGAGCTGCCGTGCGACTTCGTGTTCGTCGATTGCGGTGCCGGCGCCCATCCCGCGAACATCGACTACTTCCTGGTAGGCGACGAAGGGCTGTTGGTGTTGCACCCGGAGCCGACTTCCGTCGAGAACACCTACACCTTCATCCGTGCGGCGTTCTACCGGCGCATGCAGCTGGCGATGCAGAAGCACGACGTGCGCGAGTGCGTGCGCGAGGCGATGGACCAACGCAATGATCGCGGAATCCGCACGCCCTTGGATCTGCTTCGGGCGGTCGAGGAGATGGATCCCGAGGAAGGTCAGCGCTTCGCGGCCACCATGAAGACCTTCCGGCCGCGGGTCGTCGTGAACGAGGTCGCCAGCACGGAAGACATCAAGCTCGGCTTCTCCGTGCGCAGTGTGTGTCGGAAATTCTTCGGCATCGAGGTCGATTACGTCGGCTACGTGAACCGGGACCAGGCGGTTCGAGACGCCGTGTTGCTTCGAAAGCCGCTGACGGAGGTTCATCCCGAAAGCGACGCAGCGGTGTATCTTCAGCGGGTGGCTGGAAAGCTCGTTGAAGCAGCTCGCGATGCAGGATCGTCCCGATGAAGCCCCTCTCCGAAATGACGCATTACGATGTACTCGAGATCCAGGCCGGATCCCCGGTCGAAGAGGTCGTGCGTGCCTACCGGATCGCCCAGACCACCTGGGCCGCGGATGGTCTCGCCACCTACTCGCTCTACGAAGAGGGTGAGTCCGAGGCCATCCGGGAGCGGATCGAGCTGGCCTATCGGGTGCTCTCGGAGCCGGATACGAAAGCCGAGTACGATCGCCGGCTCGAGCCCGTCGAAACCGAGCTGGATTTCGAGGAGGTCGATCTCGATCTGCAATTCGTCGATGAGACGGTCACAGGCTCGTCGGTCGATCTGGTGCCCGCGGAAATCGAGGCTTTCGACGATGCCGGGGACGAAGGCAGCGACACGGAGTGGACGGGGGCCCGCCTGCGCCGCGCTCGTCTGCGCCGAGGCATCGATCTCGAAAAAATCGCCGAGGTGACGAAGGTCAATCCGACCTACCTGCAGTACATCGAGCAGGATCAGTTCGAGGATCTCCCGGCGGCAGTCTACGTGCGGGGCTTCGTCGTTTCGCTCGCAAGGTGCATCGGCTTGGAATCGAGCCCGGTGGCCGACGGATACATGGCCCGGTTTCGCGAGCACACGCCCGAGAAGCGCCGCCCTCTGGGGCGACGCGCCCGGCGTTAGGCTGAGCCATGCAACTGATCGACGATACGGAGCGCGCGACGCGTCTGGCGCGCGCCATCCTCTCGGATGTCATGACCTACCATCCCGAGAAGGTTCGGCTCGGCATCGAACGCGATGATCTTTTCGCTCGTCTGGCACCGGAGATTCGCGAGGCGCGTACCTACTTCGCATCGCGGGTGACACCGGATGTGGCGGCAAAGACCAACGCCTTCGATCGCGCGCTCGTGGATGTGATGGTGTTTCGCAGCGCCGGCGTGTCGTCCAGGATCTGGTAGTTGCGGCTTCGGGTTGGCGAGGCCGAGGCGGGTCAACGCCTCGACCAGGTCGCTGCCACCTCGTTCGGGGTGCCGCGGGCCCAGGTGCAACGCTGGGCACGTAGCGGACATCTCCAGCTGAACGGTGCCGCCGCCAAGCCAAGCGCCCAGGTCCGCGAGGGGGATACCATCGAAGCGGATCCGCCGGATCCCGTGGCGTCGGAAGTCCTGCCCGAGCCGATTCCGCTGGCCATCCTTTTCGAGGACGATGCCGTGATCGTTCTGGACAAACCGGCTGGCATGGTGGTGCACCCGGCACCCGGCCATAGCGGCGGCACGCTCGTGAATGCGTTGCTGCATCATTGTGGCGACCTGGCGGGGATCGGCGGTGTGATGCGTCCTGGGATCGTGCATCGACTCGATCGAGGGACATCGGGAGTGATGGTGGTCGCCAAACACGACGCAGCCCACCTGGCGCTCGCAGAGCAGTTCCAGAGCCACGAGATCGACCGCCTCTACAGGACATGGGTGCGAACCGTTCCGAATCTGGATCGGGGTCATATCGATCAACCGATCGGGCGGCACCCGCGCGACCGCAAACGCATGTCCATCGTGACACGTCACGGGCGGGAGGCGCGCACGAATTGGGAGGTGGAGAAGCGCTATCTGGCGAGCGGGATCGCGCGCCTGGCGATTCGGCCCGAGACGGGGCGGACCCATCAAATTCGTGTGCATCTATCCTCCAATGGCATGCCATTGTTAGGCGACGACGCCTACGGAAAGGGCCGCCGTGCGAAGGGCCCCGTGCGTTTCGACAGGCCTGCCCTGCATGCGGCGTGTCTGGGTTTCATCCATCCGGTGACCGCGGAGCGCTTGAGTTTCGAGGCGGAACTTCCGGCTGATCTACGAGAGCTGGAAGCACGCCTCGAGGTGCGCGAGGCATGAGCCCTGTCCTGCAGGCGCGCCTTCTGCCGGTGGACCACGGCTTTGGCACCCGCGACACAGGAGCACCGCAGGGCCTGCGGCGTCCCAAGCAAGTTCATGGTGTCGGCGTGGCGATCGTCCGTGAGCCAGGGGCAGAGGCGCTCGGCGAGGCCGATGCGGTCGTCTGTGACGAGCCTCGGGTACCGGTCGGCATCGTCACTGCGGATTGTGTCCCGATTCTCGTTGCGAGCCGGGACGGCCGAGCCGTGGCGGCGATTCATGGGGGTTGGCGCGGGCTGGCGGCAGGCGTGGTCGGTTCCGGTGTGGCAGCGCTACGCGAGCTGACCGGTGACGAACTGGTCGCGGCGATCGGTCCCCACGTAGGTGCCTGCTGCTACGAGGTCGATGCACCGGTCCTCGATGCGCTCAGAGAACGCTTCTCCGGCATCCTGGCTGGAGCCTCTCGGCCGTCCCGCCCGGGCCACCGTTGGCTCGATCTCGGCAAGGTCGCTCGCGATGCGCTGGAACGAGCGGAGGTCGCCGCCGTCGAGTGCCTTCCCGACACCTGTACCGCCTGCCCGGGAGCGCCCTTCTTCAGCGTGCGCCGCGATGGAGCGGACACCGGTCGTCTGGTGCATTGGATTCGCCCCGGATGAGGGTTTGCCTTCTCCCTCGGGGGGCGAACCGAAGATGCGAGTAGGACGTATCTACGCTTTGAATCCGTGGCCTGGCTGCGGCGTCGAAGCAAGGCGCCCCGCGAGATCCAACTTGCCCCAGAACATCATCCGCCTTCTCCGCATTTCCATCGTGGTGGCCGTCTATTCGGCGGCCGGCCCTGCCCGTTCGTGGGATTCCCGTGATGAGGCGGCAGCAGACGAATACCGGCAGCTCGAGCGGGAGCGTGCCGAGCAATACCGGGACAGGGTCGAACGTGGAGACAAGACCGCCCGAAGACCACCGGTCGAGGCTCCCAGACGTCAGGCCAGGCGTCCGAGAGAAGATCGTCCCCAGCGCGAGAGTACGTGGGACCGCGAAGCCCGCGCCTGGAGGGAACGCGCCTGGCGCTGGTCCGAGGAAGTCGGCGACGATCTTGCTGAGGCGATTCGCGACGCGATCGATGATGCCCTGAACGAGGGCGGAGGCCGCTAGTCCGCGTGCGGCGCTTGATCCTGCTCGCCCTGTTGTTGCTCGCAGTCGCGGCGGCGTTGCCCTGGCTGCCGGGCCCGACGTTGGCCCAGCGCCTACCGCGCGCCTCGCTCTTGTACAGCCGCCCGTGGGTCCTGGTTCCGGGTGCGCGGGTCGATCCCAAGGATCTCGAGACGCATCTGGAGCGGACGCACTATCGGGCCGTCTCGGATGCCTCGAACCCCGCCGTCGGCACCTACCATCGAACGCAGGTTCGTTGGACGATCGGCCTGCGCCCCTTCGACTATCCGGATGGCAGCGAACCCGGTGGCGCGCATGTGCTGAAGATGAAGGGCACGCGGATCGAGAGCATCACGGGGCCGGACGGCGAGATGCGGGACTCCCTCTTCCTGGAGCCATTGCGTCTTGCGGTCCTCGGGGGCCCCGATGCAGCGCCTCGTGAGTTGCTGGCATTGGAAGATCTCCCCCAGCACTTGATCGACGCCGTGCTGGTCGCTGAGGATCGGCGTTTCTTCGTACATCCGGGTGTCGATCCGGTGCGCGTCGCAGGCGCAGCCCTCGAGAACGCGAAGGAGCGCCGCATCGTCGAGGGCGGAAGCACGCTGACCCAGCAGTTGGTCAAGAACGTCTGGCTCTCGCCCGCCCGCACCTGGGCACGCAAGTTTCGCGAGGTGGGAATCGCTGTCTGGCTGGAGTTCCGATACTCGAAGAGAGAGATCCTCGAGGCCTACCTGAACGAGATCTATCTCGGCCAGGCGGGTGGCCGCGCGATTCACGGTGTCGGCCCTGCCGCCCGCTTCTGGTACGCGAAGGACGCGACGGAGATTTCCCTCGCAGAGTCGGCGCTACTCGCAGGCATGGTGCGCGCACCCAGCGCCCTGGCGCCGGATCGGCATCCCGACCGTGCCCGCGCCCGCCGCGACCAGGTGTTGGATGCGATGCTCGCGCATGGTCGCATCGGCGAATCCGTGCATCACGAGGCACGGCAGACACCGGTCGTCGTTCATCGTCGCCGGAGTTCGCGGGCTTCGGCCCCCGGCTTCACTGCCAGGGTGCGTCATGAGCTGGCTCGGGAGACAGACGTGGACGAGCTCGGAGAAGCGGGGCTGCGCATCTTCTCGACCCTCGACCCCCATTTCCAGCACGAGGCGAAGGCGGCGGTGAGTGTGGGTCTTGCGCGTCTCGAGAAGGGGTATCCGTTGCTGAAGCGGAAGAAGAGCCCGCTCCAGGCAGCGCTGGTCGCCATGGATCCCCATAGCGGCGACGTGCTGGGCTGGGTCGGGGGGCGTCGGCAGGTGCCCGGCGGCTTCGACCGGGTGAGCGGAGCGCGTCGCCAGCCGGGTAGCGTCTTCAAGCCCATCGTGGCGTTGGCCGCATTCACCTTGAACGAACGCGGCGCGCCGGGCTTCACCCTTGGCACCGTGCTGGAAGATGCTCCGCTGCAGCTGGGAGTGGAGGGCGAGGCATGGGAGCCTTCGAACCACAGCGGGCGGCTACCGCGGCGCGGTCCGTCTGCGCACCGCGCTCGAAGATTCGCTGAACGTGCCTTTCGCCCGCCTTGGCATGGAAGTGGGGCTCGTGCATGTGGCGGATACCGCACGCCGGGTCGGAATCGAGAGCCCCCTTCGTCCGATCCCGAGCCTGTCCCTCGGCGCCTTCGAAGTCACGCCACTCGAGATCACCGCGGCCTACGGCGTGCTCGCGGCTCGCGGGAAGGCGCATGCGCCCCGAGCACTACTGGCCGTCGAGGAGGCCGGGCGCGCCCGCGGGGCGCTGCGATCCTCGGCAAGGGACGCCTTCGATCCGAGACCCGTTCATCTGGTGACCGAGGCATTGTTGGGTTCGGTCCGACGCGGGACAGGCAAGACCCTGGGCCGCCTGGGCGTGCCTGGGCCCGTCGCCGGCAAGACCGGCACCAGCAACGATTTTCGCGACGCCTGGTTCGTGGCCTACACACCGGAAATCGTGGTAGGCGTCTGGGTCGGCTTCGACGACGGCGCGCGGGTCGGCTTGACGGGGGCTCAGGCCGCACTCCCGATCGTTGCACGTTTCCTGCGCGGGGTGCTAGGCGAAGAAGAGGGTTGGGGCTTCGAGGCGCCGCCCGGGCTGGAGCGGATCTCGATCGATCCGGAAACAGGCCTGCGTTCCGCCGCACATTGCCCAGGGCGCGACGAGTGGTTCGTGGCGGGCACCGGACCGCGTCGTACCTGCCCTCGGCCAAGACGCAGCCCGCGCGATTGGTTCGAGCAGGTCTTCCGGGGGCGCCGCTGATCGCTCAGCTCGCGGGTTCGTCCTCGGTGGCATAGAAGAGGAAGATCCCAACCGTCGTCAACGCGCACAGCAGGTGCCAGATGGCGTGGCCCTGGATGAGGGAGTCCGGGTCGCATAACGGGGCGCCCGTGTGGGAGAGGCGCCAGATCACGAGTGCCGCCACGAAGGAGGCGCCTGCCAAGAGGAGCGGCCGCCAATCTCGCGACACGTCAGGTCGGCGTCTCGCTCCAACCACCTCGAAGAGGATGAAGGCTGGAATGACGACGAGATAGACCGCGCTCCCCGACCACGGGAGGATTTCCAGTGCGCGCGGCAACGCAAGGCCCATGACGAGCGCCAGGAACAGCCACCAAAACGCGCGTGCGCCTCCGCCGAAGCAGCGGGCTCCCGCGTACGCCAACGGGAAGGCGATGTAGAGGAGCATCGAAACCACATCCGCGGTTCCGCCCCAGGTCCGTCCGCTGCCGTGCATGGCCATACTGCCCGGGCCGAGGAACACGACCAGCGCGGCGTAGA
Encoded here:
- a CDS encoding HNH endonuclease, whose product is MLNSSVLVLNRSYLPIHVTSVRRAFALLYQGIARAVDAQYQTFDFEGWSQLAVARDAEAIGTSSGRIRVPRVIVLVAFDRLPKRHVRFSRINLMARDGFQCQYCSRKPSRAELNLDHVVPRALGGRSTWLNVVTSCVDCNRKKGGRTPRQAGMKLLSQPKRPRWTPLMNLMLSSVRYEEWKPFLSVVDASYWNVELAE
- a CDS encoding MinD/ParA family protein, with translation MGKTFLSANLAHTLARAGYKVVAVDTDIEGPNLHTWLGVKTPRASLADFVSGRESRVENLLQETPHHGLGLLAATHGNLAAAQPSAARRAELLGALRELPCDFVFVDCGAGAHPANIDYFLVGDEGLLVLHPEPTSVENTYTFIRAAFYRRMQLAMQKHDVRECVREAMDQRNDRGIRTPLDLLRAVEEMDPEEGQRFAATMKTFRPRVVVNEVASTEDIKLGFSVRSVCRKFFGIEVDYVGYVNRDQAVRDAVLLRKPLTEVHPESDAAVYLQRVAGKLVEAARDAGSSR
- a CDS encoding RluA family pseudouridine synthase; protein product: MRLRVGEAEAGQRLDQVAATSFGVPRAQVQRWARSGHLQLNGAAAKPSAQVREGDTIEADPPDPVASEVLPEPIPLAILFEDDAVIVLDKPAGMVVHPAPGHSGGTLVNALLHHCGDLAGIGGVMRPGIVHRLDRGTSGVMVVAKHDAAHLALAEQFQSHEIDRLYRTWVRTVPNLDRGHIDQPIGRHPRDRKRMSIVTRHGREARTNWEVEKRYLASGIARLAIRPETGRTHQIRVHLSSNGMPLLGDDAYGKGRRAKGPVRFDRPALHAACLGFIHPVTAERLSFEAELPADLRELEARLEVREA
- a CDS encoding polyphenol oxidase family protein, translated to MSPVLQARLLPVDHGFGTRDTGAPQGLRRPKQVHGVGVAIVREPGAEALGEADAVVCDEPRVPVGIVTADCVPILVASRDGRAVAAIHGGWRGLAAGVVGSGVAALRELTGDELVAAIGPHVGACCYEVDAPVLDALRERFSGILAGASRPSRPGHRWLDLGKVARDALERAEVAAVECLPDTCTACPGAPFFSVRRDGADTGRLVHWIRPG